One genomic region from Salvia hispanica cultivar TCC Black 2014 chromosome 2, UniMelb_Shisp_WGS_1.0, whole genome shotgun sequence encodes:
- the LOC125204522 gene encoding thioredoxin-like protein slr0233: MAISTTAAVPIVAETSPFSNSKLAHFSSLQFPSELRISQFSSRCLKSKPRHSTLTPVASKKQSFTSFEELLENSDKPILVDFYATWCGPCQFMVPILDQVGTSMNDRLQIVKIDTEKYPSIADKYKIQALPTFILFKDGEPFDRFEGAMGKDKLIERIEASLEVKQ; the protein is encoded by the exons atggCGATTTCCACAACTGCGGCAGTTCCGATCGTCGCTGAAACGTCGCCGTTTTCCAATTCCAAGCTCGCTCACTTCTCCTCTCTTCAGTTCCCCAGTGAGCTCcgcatttctcaattttcaagCCGTTGCCTCAAATCTAAGCCCCGCCATTCAACGCTTACGCCG GTTGCATCAAAGAAGCAGTCATTCACTTCATTTGAGGAGTTGTTGGAGAATTCTGATAAGCCAATTCTGGTTGACTTCTATGCTACTTG GTGTGGTCCTTGTCAGTTTATGGTTCCTATTCTGGATCAAGTAGGTACTTCAATGAATGATAGGCTCCAGATTGTAAAAATTGATACAGAGAAGTATCCCAGCATTGCAGACAAATACAAAATACAAGCATTGCCAACATTCATTTTGTTTAAGGATGGGGAACCATTTGATCGCTTT GAAGGTGCAATGGGCAAAGACAAGCTTATTGAACGCATAGAAGCTTCACTAGAAGTTAAACAGTAG